A genomic segment from Lates calcarifer isolate ASB-BC8 linkage group LG13, TLL_Latcal_v3, whole genome shotgun sequence encodes:
- the ep400 gene encoding E1A-binding protein p400 isoform X3, which produces MHHGSGSQNMQRQLQRSKSVSGSEAEEQQQPNMAAMQQQATVNHPQSPVTTFSSAASPSAPQSPNYQIIMSRSPVTGQNMNITLQNVGQMVTGNQQITLTPLPIQNPASPGFQHTTPQWRFEHAPSSYIQVTSPVPQPMQPQSPTQHSPVSLQGVTRAGAPAAALGVCGQSPTRFVEAGMLVRQISLGSPSGSGHFVYQEGTALAQIAPATPGQVQLASAGAPGSVRERRLSQPHSQTGGTIHHLGPQSPVATGAAHPNLGSPGHITTSNLPPQISSIIQGQLARPMIFEKTPQGVVAGVGTTATATFSIPTSIPPSSPSLTSPPQGIPNNPLAPTSMAVGTMKKQVPKKLEEIAPSTPEIAQLRKQCLEHHNKKMENLKEVFKEYLIELFFLQHLQGNMMDYLAFKKKPCVPLYTYLRQNDLDLEDEEEEEEQSEVINDEVKVVTGKDGQAVTPVAIATQLPPNVSAAFSAQQQFQGHQGAVAGTITNPGDMDAFKRQQAMVQAGGMPPTPQAVQIAGQKQNQQQYDPSKGPPVQNAASLHTPPPQLPGRLPQGALPMAGLPMTLSQQAQLVENTAQPGGQLQAQVKVQTGAPVLTTVNPHTQLQAQLQQQMQPGLHLQLQPPPQQSQAILQSGQATVALARPGTDSNQPVQRIMTNSISMTSMSPAPLSTSSSVTTPHTASPLRALGSNINPSTQSKLTGTNGISTVKIGGFGQTATMQSSQEGSQDKQVEQAKLESQVHQRISELRKEGQWSASRLPKLVEASRPKSHWDYLLEEMQWMAADFAQERRWKEAAAKKLVRTCARYHQEQKKSEERSKKEREIHLRHIASTIAREVEFFWSNIEQVVEIKLQFEIYEKRLKALSLQKALAKVPGQSTGENADKEEAATATRKRKSSLSLVDEDVPDEESTIEEQEAMEGEADHKTELVNLAKDAEMPLDALMKQYAGAYVDGFDWPQPSPHSDEDDMEETEEMENPVRSPPEAVLIDSLLSVDQYRGADKATSCDSDGKPARDIAEVAAATELILPKGSLRTTSTTRNPAPFLLHGSLREYQQIGVDWLVNLHKKHLNGILADETGLGKTVQTVAYMAHLAGQEGIWGPHLIVVRTCKLLSWEVEFKRWCPGLKILLYLGNRRERRSKRMWWGEANSFHVCVTSYKLLMKDQSHFLRRRWRHLVLDEVQLIKNMTEKHWETVFALRSEQRILLINTPLQNTLKELWTMIHFLLPGITRPYSDFPVKAGTDQNQDYCHKLVIRLHRMIQPFILRRSKRDVEKQLPKKYEHILKCRLSSRQKSLYEDILTQPGAQEALKTGHFVSVLQVLIQLQRVCNHPELVVPRENSSSYFCSSLQYSVPSLVLEALQNDSAKIANMSIFDLINNENTLTRYQTEEVVPKLKVSQQLIEEIYTGPDPPPRPKQCPIKPMRLFQPVQYGTKPEGRLAAITSAPGQHPPSSPATSTSASSTSQSAQSRGKSPVTTANTTATSHAVGTATQRAQTTPPVSSSSSNTAASTVASSGNSGIGQHVLGAAPVALGQTLAGTVVGSITPISQPGLAQVPRPALAPGHAIQPSLLSQRLVLTSQAQARLPSGDVVKIAQLANIAGSQNRISQPETPVTLQFQGNKFTLSPSQLRQLTTGQPLQLQGNILQIVSAPGQQIIRPQGSMVMQTMPQAVPASNASSTPGTPHPALTTAQQGLGMTTNATTAPAKPTGPAHAGSQESSEEKTQQLKERLSRLFEANERRCSRRVLYGSDLVQACTLTSEPGLSALTAGGWRWVGRESCLRAQRTCVATTSALQSTLLSVEDRLEAANSLIKRLVCVVPRAVAPPPHLYAANPPVPYSLEQKSLRCRLQEACAPHSADIHRLASRRLFHFPDLQLMQMDSGKLEALAILLQKLRSESRRVLIFTQMVKMLDILEAFLDYRQLTYVRLDESFTPDERQENMKKFNRNRQVFCSILTNRCCSAVGTVFDADTIIFYDTDLNPSMDAHTQEWCDKIGRSKDIHIYRLESGNSIEEKLLKNGTKDLIREVAAQGTDYTLAFLTQRTIQDLFEVEAGSGEKVEEFVVLHQEPSASEAISPRVARPYIQALHSIDLDSLPEQEEEQQQQQQQQQLQLLDEEEGLASKESAEDNQELESQAKEEPAQIEELNAVMEQLTPIERYALHYLEYLHISDDETALKERLECSKRGWELQQLQKLKEEEEERQMMEGDEDLFTYTREDAYNMEYVFDAEDGHTEIMPLWTPPTPPQDDNDIYIDSVMMLMYDTTPMPESKLPPIYIRKEHKRLKMDPSAAARKKKKGHGETVIPPRSLFEKASMLKVRREGKDQKKNFSLKQQAPFAKPLPSLVKPAMEAGQDNPEWLISEDWALLQAVKQLLELPLNLTIVSPAHTPNWDLVSDVVNSCSRIYRSPKQCRNRYENVIIPREEGKLVYEANPKKKTKSIYKSKNSRPLRTCQIYTQDDNATHIQLYNSRFELMKIIASKRSPPIKPLLGMNPFQKNPKHASVLAESGISYDKPLPPIQVASQRAERIAKEKKALAEQQKAQQLAQQQQAGAPQTQAAPGQAQAPAAGQAQAQVPQAAPVAGAAAVPNAAVLAGAIKNATVGTTIQAATVGGNVIVNTVAGVPPTSFPANKRLASPVIAGTLSPAGAAGAQVVHTQQRPVTAAATPAEVVAIATGQGVRAVTQVTASAVVSTTLSPVQSQARPLVTQVTSATGMQLPQKPLTPAHLQMLRQQQLQQHQQQQQQQQQQQAAVAKPVAKSQDLLKMHKQRQQQQVAAAVAAAAQGQQAAGAQQAAQVQPAQVGQANSQLAAVAAPRPGAVLASTTVTNLRLTRVPTQAQAGQTAQVTLTKPPVVSVPAVVSSAGVTTLPVTVAGISVAIAGTQKTGGPMLTPSFSQMQVQQVQQVQQLLQMKKQQQQQAAAAAQQKAGQPQQGQATVQQKIGTQQVTVQAQTAQQPPQKVTYATTTQLQPGIKTQFFTTSIPKSGAPQIQVAKVPQLVSQANIQHIVSSSQQIPAQPLTQAPTSAPAQVQMISAGTTPAQVVQQKVIQQQVVTATASPQIQTPPPHSPAQQPAAPSAAESPVQQPTQPQQPTKGQARQGGIRAKTPAKPSGGSS; this is translated from the exons ATGCACCATGGAAGTGGATCACAGAATATGCAACGACAGCTCCAGAGATCCAAGTCTGTCAGTGGGTCTgaagcagaggagcagcagcagcctaaCATGGCAGCTATGCAACAGCAAGCTACAGTTAACCACCCTCAATCTCCTGTGACAACATTTTCATCTGCTGCCAGCCCTTCAGCCCCTCAGTCGCCCAATTATCAGATAATCATGAGTCGTAGCCCAGTCACTGGCCAGAACATGAACATCACATTACAAAATGTGGGACAGATGGTGACTGGTAACCAGCAGATCACCCTAACCCCACTCCCAATCCAGAACCCAGCATCCCCTGGCTTCCAGCATACTACCCCTCAGTGGAGGTTTGAGCATGCTCCATCCTCCTACATCCAGGTCACCTCTCCTGTGCCACAGCCCATGCAGCCCCAGAGTCCCACCCAGCACAGCCCAGTCTCTCTGCAAGGTGTTACAAGGGCAGGAGCACCTGCAGCAGCACTGGGTGTGTGTGGACAGAGTCCAACTCGATTTGTTGAAGCTGGTATGTTAGTACGACAAATCAGTTTAGGCAGCCCATCAGGAAGTGGTCACTTTGTTTACCAGGAGGGGACAGCACTGGCCCAGATTGCCCCAGCCACACCTGGCCAGGTACAGCTGGCCTCTGCAGGAGCACCAGGTTCTGTGAGGGAACGCCGACTCTCTCAGCCCCACTCACAGACTGGAGGCACTATCCACCACCTTGGACCTCAAAGTCCTGTGGCCACTGGTGCCGCTCACCCCAATCTGGGTAGCCCTGGTCACATCACCACTTCCAACCTACCTCCACAGATCAGCAGTATCATTCAAGGACAGCTGGCACGCCCTATGATATTTGAGAAGACTCCACAGGGTGTGGTTGCTGGAGTAGGAACCACCGCCACAGCAACTTTCAGTATACCCACCTCCATTCCACCATCTAGCCCATCCCTCACTAGTCCACCCCAGGGGATCCCTAACAATCCACTTGCCCCCACCAGCATGGCTGTGGGCACAATGAAGAAGCAAGTTCCCAAGAAGTTGGAGGAAATTGCTCCTTCTACCCCAGAGATTGCCCAGCTGCGAAAACAGTGCTTGGAGCATCACaacaagaaaatggaaaatctgAAGGAAGTGTTCAAAGAGTACCTGATTGAGCTTTTCTTTCTACAGCACCTCCAAGGGAACATGATGGACTACTTAGCTTTTAAGAAAAAGCCCTGTGTTCCCTTATATACTTACTTGAGACAGAATGACTTGGACcttgaagatgaagaggaagaagaagaacagtCTGAGGTCATTAATGATGAG GTAAAGGTTGTTACTGGAAAGGATGGCCAAGCAGTTACTCCAGTTGCTATAGCAACACAGCTTCCTCCCAATGTTTCTGCAGCATTCTCTGCCCAGCAGCAGTTTCAG GGACATCAAGGGGCTGTTGCTGGCACTATTACAAATCCTGGAGACATGGATGCCTTTAAGAGGCAACAGGCTATGGTGCAAGCAG GCGGGATGCCGCCTACTCCTCAAGCGGTCCAGATTGCAGGACAGAAGCAGAACCAGCAGCAATACGACCCGTCCAAAGGTCCTCCAGTGCAGAATGCAGCCAGCCTGCACACTCCTCCTCCCCAGCTGCCTGGCAGGTTGCCCCAAGGTGCCCTCCCTATGGCAGGCCTGCCCATGACACTCTCTCAGCAGGCTCAGTTGGTGGAGAATACAGCTCAGCCTGGTGGTCAGCTTCAAGCACAGGTGAAGGTACAGACGGGTGCGCCTGTCCTGACTACAGTAAACCCCCACACACAGCTTCAggcccagctgcagcagcagatgcagcCAGGTCTTCATCTTCAGTTGCAGCCTCCACCACAACAGTCCCAGGCCATACTACAGTCAGGACAAGCG ACGGTGGCACTCGCTCGCCCAGGTACAGATTCAAACCAGCCAGTTCAGAGGATTATGACCAACTCAATATCCATGACATCCATGTCTCCTGCTCCCCTCTCTACTTCCTCCTCTGTTACAACCCCCCATACTGCAAGTCCTCTCCGTGCTCTTGGTTCTAACATCAACCCAAGCACCCAGTCCAAACTGACTGGAACAAATGGCATATCCACAGTCAAAATTGGTGGTTTTGGTCAAACTGCCACCATGCAGTCCTCACAGGAGGGTTCTCAGGATAAGCAAGTGGAGCAAGCCAAACTG GAGAGTCAAGTGCATCAACGCATCTCTGAGCTAAGAAAGGAGGGCCAGTGGTCAGCCAGTAGACTCCCCAAGCTTGTGGAAGCTTCACGTCCAAAGTCCCACTGGGACTACCTCTTGGAGGAGATGCAGTGGATGGCAGCTGACTTTGCTCAGGAGAGAAGATGGAAAGAGGCTGCTGCTAAGAAG CTTGTTCGCACATGTGCCCGTTACCAtcaagagcagaaaaaaagtgaagagaggtcaaagaaagaaagggaaattCATCTTCGTCACATTGCCAGCACAATTGCTCGAGAGGTTGAATTCTTCTGGTCAAACATTGAACag GTTGTGGAAATTAAACTCCAGTTTGAAATTTATGAGAAGAGACTCAAAGCACTCAGCTTACAAAAAGCTTTAGCAAAAG TACCTGGTCAGTCAACAGGAGAGAATGCTGATAAAGAG gagGCGGCCACTGcaacaaggaaaagaaaatcaagttTGTCCTTGGTTGATGAAGATG TCCCAGATGAAGAGAGCACCATAGAGGAACAGGAGGCCATGGAAGGCGAAGCAGACCACAAAACAGAGTTGGTCAACCTTGCCAAAGATg CTGAGATGCCTCTGGATGCTTTGATGAAACAGTATGCTGGTGCCTATGTCGATGGCTTTGATTGGCCTCAGCCCAGTCCTCACAGTGATGAGGATGACATGGAAGAAACTGAAG aaatggAGAATCCTGTGAGGAGTCCACCTGAAGCAGTGTTGATTGACTCCCTGCTTAGTGTCGACCAGTACCGTGGCGCTGACAAAGCCACTTCCTGTGACAGTGATGGGAAGCCTGCCAGAGACATAGCTGAAGTGGCTGCTGCCACAGAGCTCATCCTGCCCAAGGGCAGCTTAAGGACCACCTCCACA ACCCGCAACCCGGCTCCTTTTCTTCTGCATGGGTCACTACGAGAGTATCAGCAAATTGGTGTAGACTGGCTGGTTAACCTTCACAAGAAACACCTTAATGGTATTCTGGCCGATGAGACGGGTCTTGGCAAGACCGTACAGACAGTGGCTTACATGGCCCACTTAGCTGGCCAAGAGG GTATCTGGGGACCTCACCTTATCGTAGTAAGGACATGCAAGTTGCTAAGTTGGGAGGTGGAGTTCAAGCGCTGGTGTCCTGGCCTTAAGATCCTCCTGTACCTTGGCAACAGAAGAGAGCGGAGATCTAAGAGAATG TGGTGGGGGGAAGCCAACAGCTTCCATGTATGTGTGACATCCTACAAGCTGCTGATGAAAGACCAGAGCCATTTTctaaggaggaggtggagacatCTGGTCCTGGATGAAGTTCAACTCataaaaaacatgactgagaaACACTGGGAAACAGTATTTGCTCTCAGAAG TGAGCAGAGGATTCTTCTCATCAACACTCCTCTTCAGAATACTCTAAAGGAGCTGTGGACCATGATCCACTTCCTTTTGCCAGGAATCACCAGGCCCTACTCTGACTTCCCTGTTAAGGCAGGCACAGACCAGAACCAGGACTACTGCCACAAACTGGTCATCCGCCTACACAGG ATGATCCAGCCTTTCATCCTGAGACGCTCCAAAAGGGACGTAGAGAAACAGCTACCCAAGAAGTATGAGCACATCCTTAAGTGTCGTCTCTCCAGCAGACAGAAGAGCCTTTACGAGGATATACTCACTCAGCCAGG AGCTCAGGAAGCGCTGAAGACAGGCCATTTTGTCAGCGTGCTTCAGGTCCTGATACAGTTACAGCGAGTATGTAATCACCCTGAGCTGGTGGTGCCCAGAGAGAACAGCAGCTCCTacttctgctcctctctgcaaTACAGTGTCCCATCACTGGTGCTGGAAGCTCTTCAGAATGACTCAGCCAAG ATTGCGAACATGTCCATATTTGACCTGATCAATAATGAGAACACACTGACTCGGTATCAAACTGAAGAGGTGGTACCCAAACTGAAGGTCTCTCAGCAGCTCATAGAGGAGATCTACACCGGTCCAGATCCTCCACCACGACCTAAACAATGCCCAATAAAACCCATGAG ATTGTTCCAGCCAGTGCAGTATGGGACAAAGCCAGAGGGTCGTCTGGCTGCCATCACAAGTGCACCAGGCCAGCATCCTCCAAGCTCCCCTGCTACTAGCACCTCTGCCTCTAGCACCAGCCAGTCAGCCCAGAGCAGAGGCAAGTCCCCTGTCACTACTGCAAATACTACAGCCACTTCTCATG CAGTTGGAACAGCTACTCAGAGAGCCCAGACTACCCctcctgtcagcagcagcagcagcaacactgcCGCCTCCACTGTAGCCTCCTCTGGGAACAGTGGCATTGGGCAGCATGTGCTGGGAGCTGCCCCTGTGGCCTTGGGCCAGACCTTAGCTGGCACAGTTGTGGGATCTATAACTCCCATCAGCCAGCCTGGATTAGCACAGGTCCCCAGGCCAGCTCTAGCCCCCGGCCATGCCATCCAGCCCAGCTTACTGTCCCAGAGGCTGGTTCTTACATCACAGGCCCAGGCACGGTTGCCTA GTGGAGATGTGGTGAAGATTGCCCAGCTGGCCAACATTGCAGGCAGTCAGAATCGTATCTCCCAACCAGAGACGCCTGTCACTCTGCAGTTTCAGGGGAACAAGTTCACTTTGTCCCCCAGCCAGCTCCGGCAGCTTACCACAGGACAGCCCTTGCAGCTCCAAG GAAACATCCTGCAGATTGTGTCAGCTCCTGGGCAGCAGATCATCAGGCCCCAGGGATCTATGGTAATGCAAACAATGCCACAAGCTGTTCCTGCCTCCAACGCGTCATCTACACCTGGTACACCTCATCCTGCCCTGACAACAGCCCAACAAG gcTTGGGTATGACTACAAATGCCACAACAGCCCCCGCAAAGCCCACTGGTCCAGCTCATGCTGGTTCTCAA GAGTCTTCAGAAGAAAAGACTCAGCAGTTGAAGGAGCGTTTGAGCCGCCTGTTTGAAGCAAATGAGCGACGCTGCAGCCGCAGAGTGTTGTATGGGTCAGACCTCGTGCAGGCATGCACTTTGACCTCAGAGCCtggtctctctgctctgacagctGGAGGCTGGAGGTGGGTGGGCAGAGAGAGCTGCCTCCGGGCTCAGAGGACCTGTGTGGCTACCACCTCTGCACTGCAGTCCACTCTGCTGTCTGTGGAGGACCGTCTGGAGGCTGCCAACAGCCTTATCAAGAG GCTGGTATGTGTGGTGCCTCGAGCTGTAGCACCACCTCCTCACCTGTATGCAGCCAATCCCCCAGTTCCCTATAGCCTTGAGCAGAAGTCTCTTCGCTGTCGGCTGCAAGAGGCCTGTGCTCCCCACAGTGCGGACATCCACCGCTTGGCGTCCAGGCGTCTCTTCCATTTCCCTGACCTGCAGCTAATGCAGATGGACTCAG gtAAACTGGAAGCTCTTGCCATTCTGCTGCAGAAGCTTAGGTCAGAGAGCCGCCGTGTCCTCATCTTTACTCAGATGGTGAAGATGCTAGACATTCTGGAGGCCTTCCTAGATTACAGACAGCTCACTTATGTGCGGCTTGATGAAAGCTTCACTCCTGACGAACGACAG GAGAATATGAAGAAGTTTAACAGGAACAGGCAGGTGTTCTGCAGCATCCTGACCAACCGCTGCTGCTCTGCAGTTGGGACTGTTTTTGATGCAGACACCATCATTTTTTATGACACAGACCTCAATCCCAGCATGGACGCCCACACCCAGGAGTGGTGTGACAAAATTGGACGTTCCAAggatatacacatatacag GTTGGAGAGTGGGAACTCCATTGAAGAGAAGTTACTGAAGAATGGCACCAAGGACCTGATTAGAGAGGTGGCTGCCCAGGGCACTGACTACACCCTGGCTTTCCTCACACAA CGGACAATCCAGGATCTGTTTGAGGTTGAGGCAGGGTCTGGAGAGAAGGTGGAGGAATTTGTGGTTCTTCATCAGGAGCCATCAGCATCTGAAGCCATTTCTCCCAGAGTGGCCAGACCCTACATCCAGGCTCTCCACAGCATAGACCTGGATTCCCTgccagagcaggaggaggagcagcagcagcagcagcagcagcagcagctgcagctgctggacgAGGAGGAGGGATTAGCAAGCAAAGAATCAGCAGAAGACAACCAGGAGTTAGAGAGCCAAGCAAAAGAAGAACCTGCTCAGATAGAGGAGCTAAATGCAGTCATGGAACAG CTCACACCAATCGAAAGGTATGCTCTGCATTACCTTGAGTACCTCCACATCAGTGATGATGAGACTGCTCTCAAG GAGCGGTTGGAGTGCTCTAAGAGAGGCtgggagctgcagcagctgcagaaactgaaggaggaggaggaggagcggcaGATGATGGAGGGCGATGAAGATCTCTTTACCTACACCAGAGAGGATGCCTATAACATG GAGTATGTATTTGATGCAGAGGATGGCCATACTGAAATCATGCCG CTTTGGACTCCACCCACACCACCACAGGATGACAATGACATTTACATAGACTCTGTAATGATGCTGATGTATGACACCACACCCATGCCAGAGTCCAAGCTACCTCCTATCTACATCCGCAAGGAGCACAAGAGACTCAAGATGGACCCCTCAG cagcagccagaaagaagaagaagggccATGGAGAGACAGTCATTCCTCCACGCTCCCTGTTCGAAAAGGCCAGTATGCTCAAAGTTCGCCGCGAGGGCAAGGACCAGAAAAAGAACTTCTCCCTCAAGCAGCAGGCACCTTTTGCCAAGCCCTTACCATCGCTGGTTAAACCTGCCATGGAGGCTGGCCAGGACAACCCAGAGTGGCTCATCAGTGAGGACTGGGCTCTGCTTCAG GCTGTAAAGCAGCTGCTGGAGTTGCCGCTTAACCTGACAATTGTGTCTCCTGCCCACACTCCAAACTGGGATCTGGTAAGCGATGTGGTGAACTCCTGCAGCCGTATCTACCGCTCACCCAAACAGTGTCGCAACCGCTATGAGAATGTCATCATTCCCAGAGAGGAGGGCAAG TTGGTGTATGAGGCAAACCCCAAGAAAAAAACCAAGAGCATATACAAG tctAAGAACAGTCGTCCTTTGAGGACCTGTCAGATCTACACACAGGATGACAACGCCACTCACATTCAGCTCTACAACAGCCGCTTTGAACTCATGAAGATCATTGCCAGCAAGAGGAGTCCACCAATCAAACCACT GCTCGGCATGAATCCATTCCAGAAGAATCCCAAACATGCATCAGTCTTGGCAGAAAG TGGAATCAGCTACGACAAGCCCCTACCTCCCATTCAGGTGGCATCTCAACGTGCAGAAAGGATTGCCAAGGAGAAAAAG gccCTTGCAGAGCAGCAGAAGGCTCAGCAGCtggcccagcagcagcaggctggagCTCCCCAGACCCAGGCTGCGCCTGGCCAGGCCCAGGCTCCTGCCGCGGGTCAGGCTCAGGCACAGGTCCCTCAGGCTGCCCCAGTGGccggagctgctgctgtgcctAATGCAGCTGTTCTG gCTGGAGCTATAAAGAATGCCACTGTGGGCACAACCATCCAGGCTG CCACTGTAGGGGGGAATGTGATTGTGAACACAGTAGCTGGAGTTCCTCCAACGTCCTTCCCGGCCAACAAACGCCTGGCATCTCCAGTCATAGCAGGCACCCTGTCT CCTGCTGGTGCAGCTGGAGCCCAGGTGGTCCACACACAACAGAGGCCCGTTACGGCTGCTGCTACCCCTGCTGAAGTGGTCGCCATAGCTACGGGGCAGGGTGTCCGAGCTGTTACCCAAGTGACAGCATCCGCTGTAGTTTCTACCACTCTGAGCCCGGTGCAGTCACAGGCTCGTCCACTGGTCACACAGGTCACATCAG CCACAGGTATGCAATTGCCACAAAAGCCTCTCACCCCGGCCCATCTACAAATGCTCCGACagcaacagctgcagcagcaccaacaacagcaacagcaacaacaacaacagcaggctGCAGTAGCCAAACCTGTAGCCAAATCCCAG gaCCTGTTGAAGATGCACAAACaacgacagcagcagcaggtagctgcagcagttgcagcagcagcccaGGGCCAACAGGCTGCAGGAGCCCAACAGGCCGCCCAGGTGCAGCCTGCACAGGTTGGCCAAGCCAATTCTCAGCTGGCAGCTGTGGCAGCACCAAGACCTGGAGCTGTGCTGGCTAGCACCACTGTGACCAACCTGCGACTG ACTCGAGTGCCCACTCAGGCCCAGGCAGGTCAGACAGCCCAGGTGACCCTTACCAAGCCTCCTGTGGTCTCTGTGCCTGCTGTGGTCTCATCAGCTGGTGTCACTACACTGCCAGTCACTGTAGCAGGCATTAGTGTGGCTATTGCTGGCACCCAGAAAACAG gTGGGCCTATGCTGACGCCGTCCTTCTCCCAGATGCAGGTCCAGCAGGTCCAGCAGGTCCAGCAGCTGCTTCagatgaagaagcagcagcagcaacaggcagCAGCCGCAGCCCAGCAGAAAGCAGGGCAGCCACAGCAAGGGCAGGCCACTGTACAGCAGAAG ATTGGCACCCAGCAAGTGACAGTGCAGGCCCAGACAGCCCAGCAGCCACCGCAGAAGGTGACCTACGCCACCACTACCCAACTCCAACCAGGGATCAAGACCCAGTTCTTTACTACATCCATCCCGAAATCTGGAGCCCCACAGATCCAG GTGGCTAAGGTCCCACAATTAGTGTCACAGGCCAATATTCAACACATTGTGTCATCTTCTCAGCAG ATCCCCGCCCAGCCTCTGACCCAGGCACCCACATCAGCTCCTGCTCAGGTGCAAATGATTTCTGCCGGGACGACACCAGCCCAGGTGGTCCAGCAGAAGGTCATCCAGCAGCAGGTGGTGACTGCAACCGCCTCACCCCAGATCCAGACGCCTCCTCCCCACAGCCCTGCCCAGCAGCCAGCGGCACCCTCTGCTGCTGAGTCTCCAGTGCAGCAGCCCACTCAGCCCCAACAGCCCACCAAGGGTCAAGCTCGCCAGGGGGGCATCAGGGCCAAAACTCCTGCCAAGCCCAGTGGGGGGAGCAGCTAG